The Corynebacterium atypicum genome contains the following window.
TCAAATCCATGGCCGGCCGCGGCCTCAGCGCCGGTCGCGAGCTCGACGAAGCCGAGCTCGATCAGCTGGTCAACTCCCCAAGCGACCAGCAGATCATCAGCATGCTGCAGTTCACCGCCGTGGGCACGGGCGAGAAGGTTCGCGAGTATCTCACCGAGTTCAGGGACCTGTGCGACGCCGACGAGCTCATGATCTCCCTGCAAGCACCCTCCGGCGAGCAGCAGGACCGCAGCATGGAGATCCTGGCCCAAACTTGGGGGCTTTCGGACCGCTAAGCGCGCTACTTAAGCCTCGTCGCGGGCACGCGGGCGCACCTGCTCGATGATGCGTACGCCCGAGTCTTCCTCCTCGGCCGCGTCCGCACCGTCCTGCTCGCCGAAGGACTCGACCACCTCGCCGTCGACCAGGTAGTGCCCCTGAGAATCCCGGAAGACGACGGGCCGATCCAGGGGTTGCCCTCTTCGTCGTAACCCGGGGCCGGCCTACTCTCGTGCTCCTCGAGCTTCTCTGCCGTATCCGTGCGCTCCCACCGGCGGGTACGGGGCTTCACCTCGGCGGCCGCGTCGTCGCTCATCCCTTTGAACAGCGAATACATCATCACGAATTGGGTGAGGAAGAACGGCAGCGCCACGATGATCGCCACCTGCTGCAGGGCGTCAATGCCGCTTTCCGGGGAGATCACCAAGAGCGAACCGGCGACGGCTCCGATGAGCAGGCCCCACATCACCCGGTACCAGGTGGGGGTGCGGTCCTCGGCGCCGGAGGCCATCATGTCATTGGTCATCGCCGCCGAATCGATCGAAGTAATAAAGAAGATCGCGATGATGCCGACGGCGAACGCCGAGGTCAGACCGGCCCAAGGGTAGGCGGCGAGAAGCGTGAATAGCGCCGCCGGCACGTCGCCGTCCTCCACGACGGGCTGGGTGAGCACGCCTGGGTTCTGGCGTTCTAATTCGAGCCCGGCGCGCCCGAAGACCGCGAACCACACCAGGCAGAACAGCGATGGCACGGCGAGCGCGCCGAAGATGTACTGGCGCACGCTGCGCCCCCTCGAGATCCGAGCGATGAACAGTCCGGCGTACGGCGACCAGCAGATCGTCCACGCCCAGTAGAAGACGGTCCACTTGCCCTGCCAGCCGGGGTTATCGTCAAAGGAGTCCGTCCAAAACATCACCTCGGGTAACCCGGTGGCATAAAGCCCCGCAGACTCAACCAAAAGCGCACCAGGGTCAGCGTGGGTCCGCAGATGAAGATGAAGGCCATGAGGATAACGGCGGCGGCCACGTTGATGTTACTCAAGATCTTCACGCCCCGGTCCAGGCCCGTGGCCACCGAGACACATCCGACGACGGTAATCGCGAGCACAATGGCCAGCTGCACGCTGCTGATCTCTTGAACGCCCCAGAGCCGGTTCATGCCGGCGTTAATCTGCAGGGTGCCCAATCCGATGGAGACGGCGATGCCGAACGTGGTTCCGACGATGGCCAGGACGTCGATAATCTTTCCCGGGATGCCGTAGATTTTTCCGCCGAGCAGCGGCGCGAAGACGGAAGACAGCCGGGGCGGCAGCTTGCGCTTGTAGATGAAGTAGCCCAGCGCGAGGCCGGGCAACACGAAAATCACCCACATGTGGATGGCGAAGTGATAGTAGGTGAAGACGAACGCCTCGCGGATCGCGTCCTCGCTCATCCGCTCGGCGTCGCCCTTGGGCACGTTGTAGGCGTGGTTGAGCGGCTCGGCAACTCCCCAGAACATCAGGACGGCGCCTAGACCGGCCGCAAAAAGCATGCAGAACCAGATAGGAAAGCTGTGCTCGGGTTCGTCATCGTCGTCGCCGAGCTTGACCCGGCCATACCGAGAGATCGCCACGGCGATGAGGAATAAGAAGGCTACCGAGATTCCCCCGATGTACATCCACCCGAGGTTGGTCAACAGCCAGTCGGCGCCGGCGGCGAAGAAATCCCGGGCCCGCGCGCCGGCAACCGTGGTCGCGACGACGAACCCGACGATCACCCCTACTGCGCCGAGGAAGATCACGGGATCCGACTGCAGCTTGTGCAGCGGGCGAGAGGCGCGGTGGGCGCGTTTTTCTGCCCTCTTCGGGGCGCCCCCGCTGTGCTCGGGCGGCGGTGCGGCAGGGGTGGGAGTAGTGGAAGGCACGGATGTTTCCGTTTCTGATCTCAATCAACACTTGAGTTTTGCTCACATGAACGCCGCTAAGCATATTGCATCACAATCGGTTGAGTTTGTTGAGCTCACCCACCAGGGATCAGGTGAAGATGAGAGCTGCGATCGCGATCGCCGGCAGCGCAATCACCGTGGAGACGACCCCGGTATCCCGGGCGAACTTTTCGGCAACCCGAAAGCGCAGGGCATAGGCGTAGACGTTCTGGGCGGTCGGCAGCCCGCCGAGCAGCACAGCCGTCTGCAGCGCCGGGCCGGTCATACCGAACCCGAAGTAACCGATCGCACCGGCCACGATGGGCTGTGCGACGGTTTTGGCCAGTGCGGCGGCCACCACCGGGGCCTTGACCTTGGGGAGGCTGACCGCCAGCGACATGCCGAACACGATGAGCGCGATGGGCACGCAGGAATCTGCGAGCATGCCGACGGGCTCAGCGATGAGCGTGGGCACGGGGATCCCGCCGGCGGCGAAGACCAGGCCTGCTAGCGCCCCGAGGAGCATCGGGTTCCTCAAGGCCACGACCAGGTTGCGCCACCAGGCCCCACCGCCGCGCTGGTGCAGCACGTCGATTGCGGTGAGGGTAACCGGGGCGTAGAAGGCGATTTGAAAGAGCATCACCGGCACCACCGCCGTCGCGTCGTCGAGGATGTAGGCGGCCAGGGGGACGCCGAGGTTGCCGGCGTTGGCGTACGAGGAGCCCAGCATGGCGATGATCGCTTCGTCGCGGTCGAACTTGAACAGGACGCGGGCTAGCGCGGCGAAGGCGACCCCGACGGCAAGTGCCGACGCCGCGGCGATCGCCAGGTGGGCCGAGAAAACCTCCGCGGGGTCGGTGTGCGTGAGCTTGTCAAAGAGGAGCGCCGGGGTGGCCAGCGCGTAGACGTAGGCGGCGAAGACCCGCTGCGCATTCTCGCCGAGCAGGCCGCGCTGTGTACAGACCCAACCCAGGGCCATGACAGCTACCACCACGCCGAAACCGGTCAACACATCCGTCACAGCTTGTTATTGTGCCACCCTCCCACCGGGCGAAAGTTCGGCGCCGCCCCTACCTGCTGCTGCCGGCACCCGTTTTGGCAAAACCCATCACCGCCGGCGAAAATGGCCCCGTGACCCACGCTGCCCTACCTTTTTCACCTACGGTTACCCATCCTGTTGACCGCGTGCCACCCGCCGGGAAACTGGCCGCGCTCGGCCTGCAGCATGTGCTCGCCTTCTACGCGGGCGCGGTGATCGTCCCGCTGCTGATCGCCTCCTCGCTGAAGCTGGACACCGCGACCACCGTCCACCTCATCAACGCCGATCTGCTGACCTGCGGGTTGGCCACCATCATCCAGTCGGTGGGCGTGGGCAAGCACGTCGGCGTGCGGCTGCCGATCATCCAAGGCGTGACCACCACCGCCGTGGCCCCGATCATCGCCGTCGGGCTAGGGGTAACCGACGGCAAAGGCGGCGTCGAGTCGCTGCCTACGGTCTACGGGGCGATCATCGTCGCAGGACTGTTCACCTTCTTTATCACCCCCGTCTTCGCCCGACTGCTCAAGTTTTTCCCGCCGGTGGTGACGGGCACCGTGCTCTTGGTCATGGGTACCTCCCTGCTGGCAGTGTC
Protein-coding sequences here:
- a CDS encoding AEC family transporter, giving the protein MTDVLTGFGVVVAVMALGWVCTQRGLLGENAQRVFAAYVYALATPALLFDKLTHTDPAEVFSAHLAIAAASALAVGVAFAALARVLFKFDRDEAIIAMLGSSYANAGNLGVPLAAYILDDATAVVPVMLFQIAFYAPVTLTAIDVLHQRGGGAWWRNLVVALRNPMLLGALAGLVFAAGGIPVPTLIAEPVGMLADSCVPIALIVFGMSLAVSLPKVKAPVVAAALAKTVAQPIVAGAIGYFGFGMTGPALQTAVLLGGLPTAQNVYAYALRFRVAEKFARDTGVVSTVIALPAIAIAALIFT